One Natator depressus isolate rNatDep1 chromosome 3, rNatDep2.hap1, whole genome shotgun sequence DNA segment encodes these proteins:
- the PACC1 gene encoding proton-activated chloride channel isoform X2, producing the protein MLSEEVEHGAEHPEPVEEGEVDDDQEDTSSAILPVLDSESGTSSPSVRFSKTCLKNVFSVILLFIYLLLMAVAVFLVYQTITDFREKLKHPVMSVSYKEVPLYDAPGIALYPGKAQLLSCKHHYYDHIPPLINPGQPGEIECTTQRINYTDPFTNQTMKHALIVQGPRDVKKRELVFLQFHLNETDQDFSAINYLLFSSFQEFLNSPDKGEFMKDCESSYSSWKFSGGFRTWVKMSLVKTKEDGSETVEFKQETSVVNYIDQRHKPASDQLFFVVFEWKDPFIQKVQDIVTANPWNMIALLCGIFLALFKAADFAKLSVKWMIKIRKRHLKRRSQAMNHIS; encoded by the exons TCCTAGATAGTGAATCAGGTACCAGTAGCCCTTCTGTGCGTTTCAGCAAGACCTGCCTAAAGAATGTCTTTTCAGTAATTCTCCTCTTCATTTATCTGCTGCTCATGGCTGTAGCTGTGTTCCTTGTCTACCAAACTATCACTGACTTCAGGGAAAAACTCAAACACCCGGTGATGTCTGTCTCTTACAAGGAGGTGCCCTTGTATGATGCTCCTG GTATTGCACTTTACCCAGGCAAGGCTCAGCTGCTTAGCTGCAAGCATCATTACTATGATCACATTCCGCCTCTGATAAACCCAGGTCAGCCAGGAGAAATTGAGTGCACCACTCAGAGAATCAACTACACAGATCCTTTTACTAATCAAACCATG AAACATGCTTTGATTGTCCAAGGACCTCGAGATGTGAAGAAAAGGGAACTGGTGTTTTTGCAGTTCCATTTAAATGAAACAGACCAGGATTTCAGTGCAATAAACTATCTTCTGTTCTCTTCTTTCCAGGAGTTCCTCAACAG tCCAGATAAAGGAGAATTCATGAAAGATTGCGAAAGCTCATACTCCAGCTGGAAGTTCTCTGGTGGTTTTCGAACCTGGGTCAAAATGTCCTTGGTGAAAACAAAAGAAGATGGGAGTGAGACTGTGGAGTTCAAACAGGAG aCTAGTGTGGTTAACTACATTGACCAGAGGCATAAGCCGGCAAGTGACCAGTTGTTTTTTGTGGTATTTGAATGGAAAGATCCTTTTATACAGAAAGTTCAAGAT ATTGTCACTGCCAATCCTTGGAACATGATTGCTCTACTGTGTGGTATTTTCTTGGCTCTGTTTAAAGCAGCAGACTTCGCCAAACTAAGTGTTAAGTGGATGATCAAAATCCGCAAGAGACACCTGAAAAGGAGAAGTCAAGCAATGAACCACATAAGCTGA
- the PACC1 gene encoding proton-activated chloride channel isoform X8 produces the protein MAVAVFLVYQTITDFREKLKHPVMSVSYKEVPLYDAPGIALYPGKAQLLSCKHHYYDHIPPLINPGQPGEIECTTQRINYTDPFTNQTMKHALIVQGPRDVKKRELVFLQFHLNETDQDFSAINYLLFSSFQEFLNSPDKGEFMKDCESSYSSWKFSGGFRTWVKMSLVKTKEDGSETVEFKQETSVVNYIDQRHKPASDQLFFVVFEWKDPFIQKVQDIVTANPWNMIALLCGIFLALFKAADFAKLSVKWMIKIRKRHLKRRSQAMNHIS, from the exons ATGGCTGTAGCTGTGTTCCTTGTCTACCAAACTATCACTGACTTCAGGGAAAAACTCAAACACCCGGTGATGTCTGTCTCTTACAAGGAGGTGCCCTTGTATGATGCTCCTG GTATTGCACTTTACCCAGGCAAGGCTCAGCTGCTTAGCTGCAAGCATCATTACTATGATCACATTCCGCCTCTGATAAACCCAGGTCAGCCAGGAGAAATTGAGTGCACCACTCAGAGAATCAACTACACAGATCCTTTTACTAATCAAACCATG AAACATGCTTTGATTGTCCAAGGACCTCGAGATGTGAAGAAAAGGGAACTGGTGTTTTTGCAGTTCCATTTAAATGAAACAGACCAGGATTTCAGTGCAATAAACTATCTTCTGTTCTCTTCTTTCCAGGAGTTCCTCAACAG tCCAGATAAAGGAGAATTCATGAAAGATTGCGAAAGCTCATACTCCAGCTGGAAGTTCTCTGGTGGTTTTCGAACCTGGGTCAAAATGTCCTTGGTGAAAACAAAAGAAGATGGGAGTGAGACTGTGGAGTTCAAACAGGAG aCTAGTGTGGTTAACTACATTGACCAGAGGCATAAGCCGGCAAGTGACCAGTTGTTTTTTGTGGTATTTGAATGGAAAGATCCTTTTATACAGAAAGTTCAAGAT ATTGTCACTGCCAATCCTTGGAACATGATTGCTCTACTGTGTGGTATTTTCTTGGCTCTGTTTAAAGCAGCAGACTTCGCCAAACTAAGTGTTAAGTGGATGATCAAAATCCGCAAGAGACACCTGAAAAGGAGAAGTCAAGCAATGAACCACATAAGCTGA